Proteins encoded together in one Quercus lobata isolate SW786 chromosome 3, ValleyOak3.0 Primary Assembly, whole genome shotgun sequence window:
- the LOC115978672 gene encoding 5-formyltetrahydrofolate cyclo-ligase, mitochondrial-like isoform X3 gives MFCHYTARAGRQMISSAKQVVMLTQARTLASPPTPLSSHPTNVRLVPEPNRSFVTMTTNNDDPHEVDAIFQRKHSLRSKLRKDLKNMDPIRRSEEDNAIQSIVLEAPWFKASKSLCAYISCAALREVDTSRIVSQVLSKPTQEQKKLYVPRVEDRNSNMRMLKISSVDDLIINSMNILEPSLVDCDGKQREDVMEASNPVDLFILPGLAFDRSGRRLGRSGGTKSLQSSGNGSSPSSLHYHILCRLWMKEL, from the exons ATGTTTTGTCACTATACAGCAAGGGCAGGTAGGCAAATGATAAGCAGTGCAAAGCAGGTGGTGATGCTCACCCAGGCGCGCACGTTAGCATCTCCACCCACACCTCTCTCATCGCACCCCACTAACGTACGCCTCGTACCCGAACCCAACCGCTCCTTCGTAACCATGACCACCAATAACGACGACCCTCACGAGGTCGACGCAATATTTCAGCGAAAGCACTCGCTCCGATCCAAATTACGCAAGGACCTCAAGAATATGGACCCAATCCGGAGATCCGAAGAAG ataaTGCCATTCAGAGTATTGTATTAGAAGCTCCATGGTTTAAGGCTAGTAAGAGTTTATGTGCTTATATTAGCTGTGCTGCTTTAAGAGAGGTTGACACATCAAGAATTGTGTCACAAGTTTTATCCAAACCAACCCAAG AACAGAAAAAGCTTTATGTTCCTCGTGTGGAGGACAGGAATAGCAACATGAGAATGCTAAAGATTTCGAGTGTTGATGATCTGATTATAAATTCGATGAACATTTTGGAACCATCTCTAGTAGATTGTGATGGGAAACAACGTGAAGATG TTATGGAGGCAAGCAATCCAGTTGATTTGTTCATCTTACCTG GGCTTGCATTTGACAGATCTGGAAGACGTTTGGGCCGTAGTGGGGG TACCAAGAGcttgcaaagcagcggaaatgGAAGCAGCCCCTCCTCG
- the LOC115978672 gene encoding 5-formyltetrahydrofolate cyclo-ligase, mitochondrial-like isoform X2, with protein MFCHYTARAGRQMISSAKQVVMLTQARTLASPPTPLSSHPTNVRLVPEPNRSFVTMTTNNDDPHEVDAIFQRKHSLRSKLRKDLKNMDPIRRSEEDNAIQSIVLEAPWFKASKSLCAYISCAALREVDTSRIVSQVLSKPTQEQKKLYVPRVEDRNSNMRMLKISSVDDLIINSMNILEPSLVDCDGKQREDVMEASNPVDLFILPGLAFDRSGRRLGRSGGSTKSLQSSGNGSSPSSLHYHILCRLWMKEL; from the exons ATGTTTTGTCACTATACAGCAAGGGCAGGTAGGCAAATGATAAGCAGTGCAAAGCAGGTGGTGATGCTCACCCAGGCGCGCACGTTAGCATCTCCACCCACACCTCTCTCATCGCACCCCACTAACGTACGCCTCGTACCCGAACCCAACCGCTCCTTCGTAACCATGACCACCAATAACGACGACCCTCACGAGGTCGACGCAATATTTCAGCGAAAGCACTCGCTCCGATCCAAATTACGCAAGGACCTCAAGAATATGGACCCAATCCGGAGATCCGAAGAAG ataaTGCCATTCAGAGTATTGTATTAGAAGCTCCATGGTTTAAGGCTAGTAAGAGTTTATGTGCTTATATTAGCTGTGCTGCTTTAAGAGAGGTTGACACATCAAGAATTGTGTCACAAGTTTTATCCAAACCAACCCAAG AACAGAAAAAGCTTTATGTTCCTCGTGTGGAGGACAGGAATAGCAACATGAGAATGCTAAAGATTTCGAGTGTTGATGATCTGATTATAAATTCGATGAACATTTTGGAACCATCTCTAGTAGATTGTGATGGGAAACAACGTGAAGATG TTATGGAGGCAAGCAATCCAGTTGATTTGTTCATCTTACCTG GGCTTGCATTTGACAGATCTGGAAGACGTTTGGGCCGTAGTGGGGG AAGTACCAAGAGcttgcaaagcagcggaaatgGAAGCAGCCCCTCCTCG